The sequence AGCTGTTTAACCTCTCCAAAGAAGATGATGTCAGAAAGTACGTCAACACTTACCGATGCACGTTCACAAACAAAGCTGGTTAGTACCTCTCAATGTTTGAAATCTATATTATTAATAAACTAAAGAAAATGGTTtctttataagatattgatttgttTTATATGGAATTTGACTTTAGGAAAGGAAGTGAGTAAGGCTCCTAAGATTcaaagtgtaacgacccgaccaaatcatgtttgacggcaccgactacttaggtcccgttacatggtcataagtctttaacatgacgtttgaccaaaatatgtcgcattcatttcataagtaaaaggatgtttcaagtttacaaaagtagttcaaagactagttacattacaatgtttaacatacgaatgaaacctatgcgacacaatttaaaagttgtcaaaagacgctccaactatgcatgtatactcgacatccaagcaagtatcaaaaagagttcgGAAGCATgcatcaagtagcgttcaaggacctgagaaaacatatagaaaactgtcaacgaaaacgttggtgaaatcataggtgttttagtaaacgttgcatttgaaccacaagatttaatataatatgattatcgaaatcatttgcattccaaagttgttatttgtttcgcgggcacccaattatcaaacttaactgttttgcaccctttgcgtagtgttagaatatacactaaaccttaaaatatatttcatccgctaacggtagcgaaccgtccgaatgaggctcgtcaagcccatgtgatcacataatataagttcacgtttacaccctgcaagtgtaactaatgataattgaattgaggatttttgttcaaacccgtacgtggaatgttcgttttcgtacttgtgttcaaagcgtaaaagtatgatacgtatatgtttctcatcccatagtttaaagcataaaagttattTGAAAGATGGGAGTATGATCTCACCTTATGtatacgagtaataagtacttcaacaagtaacgtgtgcaaagaaaaatgctagtcttgacctaaataaataggtcgtatcaataacggtaaacgcgataggtcaaagatgttcaattagtcctgtggctcgttacgactcgattatgtagcatgtgaatcaaattgtccaagtttcatgcaagatacaagtatagaaacaagttagaaagattgcataatcatttggttaagtttgacaaaaagtcaaactttggtcggtcaaagtcaacgaaaaagtcaacacgttcgggtcgggtcccgaactatttttttgaggtttttattcatatataagcatgttagaacaagttacatgtgaatcggaggtgcgtagcatagcaaacatattTCGTATTTTGGACAAGAAGGTCAGAAGCTAGACACGCCTTATgttgcgccgcgacaaaggctggccgcgccgcggcattacacgcgagctggtacctggccagtttcagttttctaagtctcaacccaaaacctttttatgcataaaacacaaaccgcaaacacttagaactcgcatcttatatcgttggaaagctcttttgacaaggaaaacaactaagctcatttcaacaaccaaaaacatcatttgtaacaatcgtctttccaaaataaatgatcaattaatgttcaccataaatgctcaagttcataaatgcacaaaataggattcgggaattaaatgcatccatataacgcgccgtttcgtaggtaatcaagcatacaatacaactaactacttactaacaacaattcatggcattcaatacatcaaaagttcatttcaagttcatcaaactctaacccaaattcaccaaaatcactaatcaagtttatgaagttttctaaaacaacttacacatcaaattgaagctagtgatattaggaacacatttaatacatgcatttataacatttaacaacatttaagcaaccaaatcatcaatcaaacacaccaaactttcaagttcatgctagttatcaaaaataacaagatcaaacatataaatcatatattcatgttagacttgagccatagacactaattaacaactttataagttaaaaacatcaagaacacaaaatcttgtgattttagaaagttacctaaatgagatgtaatcggtatgaaatcgaagaggaagtcgcaaggagttcaaatatgtaatttgttttgattgaagctttcttgaacgaatttagatgatgattcttggagatggagttttagagatagtttgaaagtattaaaagaaaagagaaaagaaattgataaagtgaatggaggagatggagtgttgacctttgacctagtcaaaggtttggcactttggcaagtttagtccctctagtttcattcaggtgcgggaattacctaaacgagatatttttaaaacgcgtattaacgagggatgtcataaacatttaacggaatttaaatagttaaacggaaaggtaaacggaaaaaggcgggatgttacacaaaggTTGGTGACACCTTTGACTTTGCAAAGGAAGAGGGCTAGAATTGCGGACAAGAAGAAGAGGATTGCAAAGGCTAAGTTAGAGGCTGCTGAATACCAGAAGCTTCTTGCGAGTCGGTTGAAGGAGCAACGAGAAAAGCGAAGTGAGAGTTTGGCTAAGAAGAGGTCTAGATTGTCAACTGCTTTTAAGCCATCTATTGCTGGTTAGGCTTGTAGAGGCTGTAACAGGGTTGGTAATGAAGTTTGTTTTTGGTTGTTAAATGTTAAATCTTATGGTTTTGGATTTTTGGCCGATAAAGCATGAATTCTGGTTTTGTTACCTTTTTTATTTTATCGAGTATTGTTGTACGCTAAAGTATGAGACTTGTATTGTTACctttttattttatcgttattattcATCGCTAGGCTTAACTAACACATGTTGCCTTACTAGAAGAAATAATCTTCTATTTGATTATATCATGCCATATGTAACGTccgtaaactttgatttaaatgtgtCATTGGATCACTTTTTGTGTTGATAAAAAACTCATTTGACTTTCGTTTACAATCATGTTGTGAAGGAAGATACTCTTAACATTGTTTATAAAATTTTCAATAATTTTGCTAATGTTTTTGCAATTACTCCATTAGTCATTGGTTCTCCACGCAGTGGCGGAAAAATAAGGGACTGAAGGGTGCTCAACCTCTCCCAAAGTTCAAATAAAGTTCAAATCTTAATTGTATTATATGTCAAAATATGTATAAGCATCCCTCAATAACCAAGTCTCAATTGTATTTTTATGTCCAAATAATCATAAATTAATTGACCAATTTGTTAAAGACATATAATTTACAACCAGCTTATTATCACTTTAAAAATTATtttgttttatcttattattaattaaaatctataaatatatatgattatcgACACCCTCATCTTCAAATCCTAGCTTCTCCTCTGACATTTTGGTTTTCAGGGTGCAAAGTGCAAACATGATATATTCTTTCTGAGGAAGGTGAGTTCTATGTAATTACCAATCAGTGACTTTAATTGTATAATTTTTTTCATTAATATCACTCGGTAATTCGACCGTAATTAATACGATAAAGTAATTATACCTAGCCAATATCATTCTCAAGATTATAGTGCACTtgaactaataaaaataaaaataaggtacaAAAAAATTAGAGCGTATATATACATGAAAGGTACCTTAAACTTCTTTTTATTGGGTTTCGACTTtcgaccatcatcatcatcatcgcgattatcatcatcatcatcaacaacgccattatcatcatcatcatcatatctacaGCAGTAAACTTTCATCAAGATTCCCGATACAGAAAAAATGGGGTTAAAGTTATGATGATAGGAGTGCAACAACCTCATTAAGGAAAATGGAATTGACATCATATCGCATTGCAAAATGATTTAGATCAAGTCTTACACTAAACAGGGTTTTAAAAAGTTTAACATTCTAATTAAGAATGTATTATTTAGAACTTGTATTATTTGGAACATCCTTACCATATATTGTCAAGAATCCAGCATAACATAGTCCACCAATAAGTAATAGGCTATAGGTCAAATGATTAAAATGGGCCTAGAATGTAGAATACAATATGATATCATATTAACTCGAGGCCAACCAACTATATGCATCCTGCAAACCCACAATATCATATTAACAAAACGTCAATTCAATATCTCAAAATTCAGAAATAAGTTTATCTACAACCTTAAAGTTGCACCAAATGAATGAACCGTCACCAAGAAAAATACAAATTGAACACTCATTGATTCGATGTAGCTTCATCTGCTCAAAACAAAAAAAATGTATATTATCATGCACTAAGATGTTATAGTTATTCATTTGgtcattgtgacaacccggaaatttccgaacaaatttaaacttgatctttatatgttttcgacacgataagcaaagtctgtaatgttaaaatttcaaaaactttgaactgtgttcatgtaatcaattaccctttgactgtgcttgacgattcacaaacatttatgtgtatatagatatgtatatataatatagttatattaattgaaaacgttaacaaagtattagatgtacaatactttacataaacgtatttgtttcaaaatatgtttaatatatttatcgacggtattaaaagataatattaaatgattgaattatcagatacattgtgatatgattacgggtctatgttatgtggtccactgtgatttaagaaatttattctttttgacaacattcgaaaaatggtcaagtgatttataagtaagaacaaatgtgtcaattaacgggaactagacaagggttagtggaaattcctgtttaatttccaattcatgttttataatattttccttgtgactttgataagataactatgttaactttaattttatttaatgtgaaagtaagaacgtggagtgtaaataatttagattttggatatcaacaagttaagtaactcgacatttttcattaagatgatttcatacgtttatttaacctttggactttatcccatacttcaccaacagactgtaatttaaaaacttgaaacccattatgaatatatataattctacttttctaaaatgttttatgatataacgatttccattattttaaccttttaacaaaatgattcttaaatatatttagttttggaaaacaaaattatcatatttatttgatttagtttcaaacatacaaaaacgtttttagtttaaaaagaactttattattaaaacgtatataacttttataaatatctagaaccacttttgacaactcatttcttaaccagtatgataaagataacgatatttatattttattttattaaatatatataacgatttaaattaatattatatatatttatacgcgtattatacgtacatagttttatacttttactatacttaaactttacctttactttacttttactttacttttactttacctttactttactttaactttaataattcactttaataattcatactttaataattcactttaataattcaaaaatctattataaatagaattcaataggtttcattattttatagaaacttaaaaatatatttctctaaactctctcaatcgatttacatatatatatatttactcagtattatttcaagatattattagtatacataaaatactacgatggagttatgttcaggcgatttcaaaataagttttcaaacgggatagagctaaggaaattatgggttatagctatggaggttatgggtattgttcgagggtattgttgttcgtgaggtcaacctaacgtttatcattttcgttgcgtctacgtagtttcctgcaatattgaatcacaatattgatacgtgagcattcatatcttatcttttatttattaatagtgtatccctgactagtgttcgagtatatatgatcatgcatgcttgtatttttaatattgtcattagatagtttatgatgaatcatgaatttaatacatatgctactaggataaggtatatgatatgcatgtcattggaaagctgacgaaaaattaataacttttcatttagaaagcttatggtttcgatgaacggattaaaagatatggtcaactgaattattagtagttttagtattattattattaaaatgattattattattactatcttcgttattatcgtcgttattattattatttaataataataataattattattattaatatcattatcgttattaatataagtattattattgttattgttattatcattaaggttattattaatattatcattatcattattattattattattattattattattattattattattattattattattattattattattattattattattatcatcatcattaatattattataatacttattagtatcattatcattaaaactaatattagtatcatctaattattatgattactattattatcattattatgaatacgatataaaagaggactaaaagctattaaacaagtcgattaggaaataatgagtataagtatgatgattcagttaaaatattgttaagattatgatttagataaaaatatcattttcattatttttatcattattagtaatattattatgacattagtattactacaaaagattattatttattatcaaaattattattatcattagtaaatatcattattattattattattattattattattattattattattattattattattaatattattattattattattattattaaaataattaatattattattattattattataaaataatacaacttttggttcattattattattattatcaatattatattatttaatcaaataaatacttgatacaaatatatatttatgatacatatcactacatttttatcattaaaaagatattatgtgaacattatacaaattataatacttactatataaaaatatattttttctatatactaacataaatttttatcattaatacattataataaatgatgaaattaaaatattgtaagatactgatttaaataaaaatatcgttttcattatttttatcattattattattattaaaagtatcattaatattaaaactatcattatattaaaattatcatttttaatagaaatatcattgttattataagatatcattttttagtatcattttagtattattattattaaaagttatcattttaaataaaattattatttttatataaaatattattattattatagttaatattaaaaagtatcgttattcttaaaattatcatgattagaattatcactttattttaattaatatcatcattagtaaataaatattgttattattattattagtagaattattattattattattattattattattattattattattattattattattattattattattattattattacaaaataatacaacttttactcattattattatcatcaatattattttatcaaataaatatgtgatacaattacattaataatacataccactatatttttatgatattgagtgaactgtataatttttattacttgagatatataaaagtatatttttatatataaattttaatataaatttttatgtattaataaatgacttgtattatttaatttaatataatctaataaatatatttaaatatataagacgactatatttaagttatataataaacatgtatagattttagaagtcattttgggtcaagttgacttttgcatatcggtctcgagcattaggattgtgatacactacgacttgacctaaattgttagacagatattgaccaatatataaatatatataacttatataggttcgtgaatccgaggccaacctttcactt comes from Rutidosis leptorrhynchoides isolate AG116_Rl617_1_P2 chromosome 4, CSIRO_AGI_Rlap_v1, whole genome shotgun sequence and encodes:
- the LOC139841954 gene encoding small ribosomal subunit protein eS6-like; the encoded protein is FGENDLPGLTDVTKPRMRGPKRASKIRKLFNLSKEDDVRKYVNTYRCTFTNKAGKEVSKAPKIQRLVTPLTLQRKRARIADKKKRIAKAKLEAAEYQKLLASRLKEQREKRSESLAKKRSRLSTAFKPSIAG